The nucleotide window TAAGGTTAAGATAAGTTGCGAAAGCAGCTTGGCTAAGATGAGCTTCCTTTCGTATAGCTTTAATTTCTTCACTTGAAATGGGAGGAGTTTTAGGAAGTTTTTCTTTTTTTAAGTGCCGCATTGTAATTTTTTTATAGCTATTTTCAGTAAGAATATCACAATTGTACATATCTTCGGCAGTTTCAAGGATAGCTTCTGTAAGTCGATTATTTTTCTTATTCATAAATTACCTCATTTAAAATCCCTTTGCTAATAGCAAGATTAATTTTTTCGTCACTTGCTTTAATCCATGAAGAGGCAAGATCTTTTAGGGATAGCAAATGATCTTTGCTAATATTTTCTTGCTCGTTTTTTGCAAAACCATATAAAAAAAATGCTTTTTTATTTTTTTTATATGCAATGATTGTTCTATAACCAGTTGATTTACCTTGACCTTTTCTAGCGATACGTAACTTTATAAGGTTTCCCCCTAAATCAGCATCTATAAGTCCATTTTCAACTTTTTGTATAGCGTTTCGAAGAGCGTTATCATCAAGATTTTCTTTCTCTACAAATCGATTGAAATTTTTGGTTTTGAAAATACGCAAAATATTCCTCTTATTTAAAGTATAACACTATATACTATAGTTTACAAGTTTAAATAAAAATAATGAAATATAAATATATATTTTAAATAAAATATTTTTTCTCTATTCTAACCTTCGATAAGAACACATTATCGAAGGTTAGAATAGAGAAAAAAGGATTAGCGAATAATGGAAAATACCTCGCCATTTTATTGGACAAAATCTATGGATGTTGGAACCCGTCATCCTATTATTGCTAGAATATCAGCTGGAATTCCTCGTTTACTTGATCTTTGGGAAGTTTCAAAAGAAATGAAACAACAAGTACAAAATTATTGTTACGATATTGCCATAGACCTAATTGAAGCTGAAAAAAATTCTTTGCCAGTAATTAATGAAATTGAAGAAATTGAAGCTAAGTTAAAGGTATTAAATCCATCTACATTGCCAAAATCGATTGATTCGGTAATTAATATACAATGTACACGTTCATTTTTTAAATTTTCTAAAGCAGCTTTAGAAAAGCTTGCAGTTGTATTAGGATTAGTTTTTGAAAAAAAATTTTCTAAACCAAAATTTAAAGATATAATAAATGAACTAGCAAAAACATTTCCAGATTCAGCAGAAGAAGAATATCTTATTTTGTCAATTCTTAGGCATTATCAACCTTTTGCAGACAAGCTTATTGAGCTTAGAAATAGAGAAGAGCATCCTCATAAAAAAGGAGAAGAATTCGTAAATAACTATAAGGTTATAAATTTAGATGGCAATTTAATATTAGAAAGGCCTTCTTTTATTGGCAATATTCCAGTCCTAGATTATCTCAAAAATGCAATTTACTTATTGCTTCATTTTATTGAAGAATCGTTAGTGGCATCTATTTCTTTAAATTTACACCCAATTGTCGGGATTTATGATATTCCACTAGAAAAAAGAGATCCAAAATTTCCAAGAAGATTTGTTTTATGTTTACCTGGACATACATTAGGAGGAAATATATGACTACAGTTTTAGAAAACGTTTTTGATCCAGAAAACAAAAGTTTTATTAAATATAATAATGATTTCGAAGCTTTGATTCAGATTTCTGATTTAGCAAAAGATTATGCAAAATGTTCACGTTCAAAAAACACAGTAAAAAGTTACGAATCTGACTTAAGAGATTTTGAAGTATGGTGCCGTAGTAAAGGACTAAAGGCAATTCCTGCAGATCCTTGTAGCGTAGCCTGTTATTTGGCTGAAAGAGCTTCAAAGCCATTTATAGATCCAAAAGGTCAAAAACAACTCCCTTTAAAAACATCGACATTAGCAAGACGTCTTAGTGCAATTAGTCAAGCACATCAAGTTGCAGGTATTCATTTTAATAGAAGACATCCGGCTATTCAAGAAACTTGGAAAGGTATTAAAAACATTCATGGGACAGCTCAAAAAGGTAAGGAACCGATATTAATTGATGATTTAAGGAGAATGATTGAGTCTATACAGACTTCTAATGAACAGAAAAATAGTTTAATAGGATTTAGAGATAAAGCATTGTTACTTCTTGGATTTGCTGGAGCTTTTCGTCGATCTGAGCTTGTAAGTCTTCAAGTTGATGATTTGAAACTTGTAAGGGATGGGTATATTGTGAAAATTCGACGTTCTAAAACTGATCAACAAGGAGAGGGAAGAGAGATTGCTATTCCTTATGGATCAAATCCTATTACTTGTCCTGTCAGAGCATTACAAGATTGGATTAGTATTGGAAATCTTCAACATGGCCCTCTTTTCATGCCTATTAATAGACATGACCAAAAATCTACCCACGCTATGACGTCTCACGCTGTGGCTATTATTATAAAAAAATACATTCCTAACAAAGAGATGGCAACAGAGTTTTCAGGCCACAGCTTAAGAGCAGGGTTTGCTACTACGGCTGCAATGGCTGGTGTCCAAGAATACGCAATCATGAAACAAACTGGTCATAAGAGATCGGATACTTTAAAAAAATATATAAGAGCAAGGGATCTTTGGAGAGAAAATGCTGCTTCTAAGTTAGGATTATAGCTTTCTTAATTCCTTTGTTACAGCAAAGTCAAACATTCTTGCGCAAAATACATATATTGAAAGATTATCCAAGTTTTTTTCTTCTTCAAACGCTTTCAATTCATCAGATAGGATAGCGTTAACATATTTTTTTATAGATTCATACTGAGTTTTTGTAAGTTTAATATATTTTGACCTGTTCTCTAATTGTTGAATACGTGAAGACCAGCCTATAGCAAAACTTAATAATCTTTGCCGTCCTACTTGAATTTTTGAAATTGCTTGGGATACTTTAACTTTATTCTCATCATCGATTTTTCCTACACAAAATTGCTCGATTATTTCAATCCACATTTCACATGAACATGTAATATCATCTATTCCTAACTTTAACTCATTAATTTCTTCTATGATTTCATCAATCTGTCCTTTTTTTTCCCATTTTTCAAAAATAACTTTTGCATCTATTAATTTTTCTTTTGCTGTGTAAAGATCAATTAAACATTGTTGGTCAGACTTTTGCAAATTATAAAATAAAATGATTGATTTAGATATTATATCATCGGCTTGTCTACAATATTTAATAGCTAAAGCTGAGTCTAACGAGAATTGTGTAGCTAAGCTTTGTTTAGCTTGAATATCTAGTGACGGGGCAATATTCAATATGAAAGGTTTATATTGATTAGAGAATGAGATATTTGGAAAAATTTGAGTAATAAAAAAAATATAAAAAATAGCTTTTTTTTCATTATATCCTTTAAGCTTAAAAACTTAGCGTTTGAAATTTTTAAGTATTGTATACGTTTAGGATATTTTTACAAAATATGTTTTTTGTGTATTCAAAGCTTTTTAATTTCAGAAGCTTTGTTTGTGCTTCATATTAAATCAACAAATATAGTTCTATAATGGATACATTTGCGGATAAAATTAATATTTATTAATAGAATTAAATAATAATCCTGCCAAATTCTCAACTTGCTCGATTTTTACTTTGAATTTTTCTAAAGGGATATCTAAGGGTATGTTGTTATTAGGTAAAACAAAGCTTTCAATAACTTTTTTTCCTACTTTATCTGTCATCACAATTACTTTATAAAAGTGTGTCGGGACGGCTATGTTTGATTTTCCTATAACTTCATACTTGACGTATTTTTTGCCATTTTTATCTTGATATGGAGAGTAAATTGGACCTGAGTATACTTCAAGTTTATAGCTCTTAGCTAAACTTCGTACATATTTCTCTAATTTAAGCCAAAATCCCCGGTTAAAAGTTGGACATTGAGGGCATATATTTGAAAGATAAAACGTTTCGGACATTTCAGAATTATTAGTTTTATGATTTGCTGCAGGTGCCAGATGCCCTCTATCAAATCCTGATTTAATAAAATCTTGTATTTTAGTCCTAAAAACTTTTGGTATTAAGAAATCTTCCTTAAACTGAATATGAGAGCGATTACCAAACCCTTCTAAATTTTCGGAAGTAATTTTTTCGTATACGCAAATAGGATTTTTAGTTCGAAAATCATATTTTAAGCTATAGGAGGAGCGATTAATATCAATTGATTGAGATATATATGAAATCGAACCCTTATC belongs to Candidatus Rubidus massiliensis and includes:
- a CDS encoding putative zinc finger/helix-turn-helix protein, YgiT family; translated protein: MNKKNNRLTEAILETAEDMYNCDILTENSYKKITMRHLKKEKLPKTPPISSEEIKAIRKEAHLSQAAFATYLNLTVSYISQIERGLKKPSGAALALLNVIKKNGFDVILR
- a CDS encoding site-specific tyrosine recombinase XerD yields the protein MTTVLENVFDPENKSFIKYNNDFEALIQISDLAKDYAKCSRSKNTVKSYESDLRDFEVWCRSKGLKAIPADPCSVACYLAERASKPFIDPKGQKQLPLKTSTLARRLSAISQAHQVAGIHFNRRHPAIQETWKGIKNIHGTAQKGKEPILIDDLRRMIESIQTSNEQKNSLIGFRDKALLLLGFAGAFRRSELVSLQVDDLKLVRDGYIVKIRRSKTDQQGEGREIAIPYGSNPITCPVRALQDWISIGNLQHGPLFMPINRHDQKSTHAMTSHAVAIIIKKYIPNKEMATEFSGHSLRAGFATTAAMAGVQEYAIMKQTGHKRSDTLKKYIRARDLWRENAASKLGL
- the nucA gene encoding Nuclease precursor; this translates as MKKKKLRNFSFDYQTSFFFISTLFLGFLIGVYLSNSQMKGESILDQIMPYDKGSISYISQSIDINRSSYSLKYDFRTKNPICVYEKITSENLEGFGNRSHIQFKEDFLIPKVFRTKIQDFIKSGFDRGHLAPAANHKTNNSEMSETFYLSNICPQCPTFNRGFWLKLEKYVRSLAKSYKLEVYSGPIYSPYQDKNGKKYVKYEVIGKSNIAVPTHFYKVIVMTDKVGKKVIESFVLPNNNIPLDIPLEKFKVKIEQVENLAGLLFNSINKY